A window from Prochlorococcus marinus CUG1435 encodes these proteins:
- a CDS encoding glucose-1-phosphate adenylyltransferase: MKRVLAIILGGGKGSRLYPLTKMRAKPAVPLAGKYRLIDIPISNCINSGIEKMYVLTQFNSASLNRHIGRTYNLNGPFGQGFVEVLAAQQTPDSPKWFEGTADAVRKYQWLFQEWDVDEYLILSGDQLYRMDYSLFVQHHRDNGADLTVAALPVDEAQAEGFGLMRTDDLGNIKEFSEKPTGEKLKAMAVDTSKFGLSIESAAEKPYLASMGIYVFSRNTLFDLLNKFPSYTDFGKDIIPESLKRGDTLKSYVFDDYWEDIGTIGAFFESNLALTEQPKPPFSFYDEKFPIYTRPRFLPPSKLVDAQITDSIVCEGTILKSCSILHCVLGVRSRIESDSVLEDTLVMGADFFESPEERIELRKGGGTPLGVGEGTTVKRAILDKNTRIGDNVVIINKDRVEEADKPELGFYIRNGIVVVVKNATIANGTVI, encoded by the coding sequence ATGAAGCGTGTGTTAGCCATCATCCTCGGAGGAGGAAAAGGTTCTAGACTTTACCCTTTAACAAAAATGAGGGCGAAGCCTGCTGTGCCATTAGCAGGTAAGTATCGTTTAATTGATATCCCAATTAGTAATTGTATTAATTCAGGCATAGAAAAAATGTACGTATTGACTCAGTTCAATAGTGCATCTCTAAATAGACATATAGGAAGAACCTATAATTTAAATGGTCCCTTTGGTCAGGGATTTGTGGAAGTTTTAGCTGCGCAACAGACTCCTGATAGCCCAAAGTGGTTTGAAGGTACTGCTGATGCTGTAAGAAAATACCAATGGTTATTTCAAGAATGGGATGTGGACGAATATTTAATATTGTCAGGTGATCAACTGTATAGAATGGATTACAGTTTATTTGTGCAACATCATAGAGATAATGGAGCTGATTTAACTGTAGCAGCTTTACCAGTTGATGAAGCCCAAGCAGAAGGTTTTGGCCTCATGAGAACAGATGATTTAGGAAATATAAAAGAATTCAGTGAAAAACCTACTGGAGAGAAGTTGAAGGCAATGGCAGTAGATACTTCAAAATTTGGATTAAGTATTGAGTCGGCCGCAGAAAAACCCTACCTTGCCTCTATGGGTATTTATGTATTTAGTAGAAATACTCTTTTCGATCTTCTAAATAAATTTCCTAGTTATACCGATTTTGGTAAGGACATAATTCCTGAATCACTTAAAAGAGGCGATACTCTCAAAAGTTATGTATTCGATGATTATTGGGAAGATATCGGAACCATTGGTGCGTTCTTTGAGTCAAACCTTGCATTAACTGAGCAACCAAAACCTCCATTTAGTTTTTATGATGAGAAATTTCCAATATATACAAGACCTAGATTTCTCCCCCCTTCTAAACTTGTAGATGCTCAAATTACTGATTCAATAGTCTGTGAAGGTACAATCTTGAAGTCTTGTAGTATTTTGCATTGTGTTTTGGGTGTAAGAAGCAGGATTGAAAGTGATTCTGTTCTTGAGGATACTCTTGTAATGGGTGCTGATTTCTTTGAATCGCCTGAAGAGAGGATTGAATTGAGAAAAGGAGGCGGAACACCTCTTGGAGTTGGTGAAGGAACTACTGTAAAAAGAGCAATTCTTGATAAGAATACAAGAATTGGTGATAATGTCGTGATCATTAATAAAGATCGAGTAGAAGAAGCCGATAAGCCAGAATTGGGCTTCTACATAAGAAATGGAATTGTTGTAGTAGTTAAAAATGCAACTATTGCAAATGGAACTGTTATTTAA
- the gndA gene encoding NADP-dependent phosphogluconate dehydrogenase: MSKAHFGLIGLGVMGENLVLNAERNGFSSVVFNRTYSKTEEFLQGRGFGKNIEGAETLQEFVNKLERPRRILMMVKAGPATDAVIDNISGYLEEGDLLIDGGNSQFKDTERRVNTLESKSFGYIGMGVSGGAKGALEGPSMMPGGTKASYDAIESLLTKMAAKVEDGPCVAYVGPGGSGHFVKTVHNGIEYGIEQILAEAYDLMKRVKGMNGQQMSEVFGIWNNTDELASYLVEITEICLNTKDEITGDDVVEKILDKAGQKGTGLWTVVSALELGVSVPTIYASLNARVMSSLKEQRSEIEKTIPYKEIEDFDLGNISDGMKPLFDAVVLATIASYAQGMDILREASKVYNYGLNMPSIAQIWKGGCIIRSKLLSKIQDAYNKNPNLKNLFFDDWFNNEIATRLDNLAKVVSLSTKAGIPVPCLSSTLDYLNSYRTNRLPQNLVQAMRDCFGSHTYERIDKEGSFHTEWMK, encoded by the coding sequence ATGTCCAAGGCACATTTTGGTTTAATAGGTCTTGGTGTTATGGGCGAAAATTTAGTTCTTAACGCAGAGAGAAACGGATTTTCGAGTGTAGTTTTTAATAGAACCTACTCAAAAACTGAAGAATTTTTACAAGGTCGGGGCTTTGGGAAGAATATAGAGGGTGCTGAAACTCTTCAAGAATTTGTTAATAAGCTAGAGAGGCCTAGAAGAATTCTAATGATGGTAAAAGCTGGGCCCGCAACAGATGCTGTTATAGATAATATTTCTGGATATCTCGAGGAAGGAGATTTATTAATAGATGGCGGTAATTCTCAATTTAAAGATACAGAAAGAAGGGTAAATACTCTTGAAAGTAAAAGTTTTGGATACATTGGAATGGGAGTCTCAGGTGGTGCCAAAGGAGCTCTTGAAGGGCCAAGTATGATGCCTGGTGGTACTAAAGCTTCATATGATGCAATAGAAAGCTTATTAACAAAAATGGCTGCCAAAGTTGAAGACGGACCATGTGTTGCATATGTTGGGCCAGGAGGCTCAGGTCATTTTGTTAAAACTGTTCATAACGGAATTGAATATGGAATTGAACAAATACTTGCAGAAGCTTATGACCTTATGAAGAGAGTTAAAGGTATGAACGGTCAGCAAATGTCAGAGGTATTTGGTATTTGGAATAATACTGATGAATTAGCTTCTTATCTTGTTGAGATAACAGAGATTTGTCTAAATACAAAAGATGAGATAACTGGGGATGATGTCGTGGAAAAAATATTAGATAAAGCTGGCCAGAAAGGTACAGGGTTATGGACTGTTGTAAGTGCTCTAGAACTGGGGGTATCAGTCCCAACTATTTACGCATCTTTAAATGCAAGAGTAATGAGTTCTTTAAAAGAGCAACGTAGTGAAATTGAAAAAACTATTCCATATAAAGAGATAGAAGATTTTGATTTAGGAAATATATCAGATGGAATGAAACCTTTATTTGATGCTGTAGTCCTTGCCACAATTGCTAGCTATGCCCAGGGTATGGACATTTTAAGAGAAGCATCTAAAGTATATAACTATGGTTTGAATATGCCGTCCATTGCTCAAATATGGAAAGGTGGTTGCATAATTAGATCAAAATTATTAAGTAAAATTCAAGATGCTTATAACAAAAATCCTAATCTAAAAAATTTATTTTTTGATGATTGGTTCAATAATGAAATTGCGACAAGATTAGATAACTTGGCTAAAGTTGTTTCCTTATCCACAAAAGCTGGTATTCCAGTCCCATGTCTATCCAGTACCTTAGATTATTTGAATAGTTATAGAACCAATAGACTTCCTCAGAACCTTGTTCAGGCAATGAGAGACTGTTTTGGCTCTCATACATATGAAAGAATTGATAAGGAAGGTAGTTTTCATACAGAATGGATGAAATGA
- the pgl gene encoding 6-phosphogluconolactonase, translated as MDEMIEKVKNGYTLNIYKDKLELSTEVFKFIESHIIHTLKKKDRFKFCVSGGSTPKSVYKLLSKSDLRWDMVDVFLGDERCVDPNSELSNSLMLKNSLLTNFGSKAFFYEIFNDLNADDEATKNQFISKLFEKCGSNPPTFDLTLLGLGDDGHTASLFPYQKNNNVDDFVIFNEGKGLKRISLTPKVLSASSKIVFLVSGASKRIALERLLDEKEPPDRTPSKLIKSINQISIFCDQESAKELEI; from the coding sequence ATGGATGAAATGATTGAAAAGGTTAAAAATGGATATACACTTAACATTTACAAAGACAAGTTAGAGCTATCTACAGAGGTTTTTAAGTTTATTGAAAGTCACATTATTCATACTTTAAAAAAGAAAGACAGGTTCAAATTTTGTGTAAGTGGAGGTTCAACTCCTAAATCTGTCTATAAGCTTTTATCAAAAAGTGATCTTAGATGGGATATGGTTGATGTCTTTTTAGGGGATGAAAGATGTGTTGATCCAAATTCAGAATTGAGTAACTCGTTAATGTTAAAGAATTCATTGTTAACTAATTTTGGATCTAAAGCCTTTTTTTATGAAATTTTCAATGATTTAAATGCTGATGATGAAGCTACAAAAAATCAATTTATTTCTAAACTATTTGAGAAATGCGGATCAAACCCTCCAACTTTTGATTTAACATTATTAGGTCTTGGAGACGATGGTCATACAGCCTCACTATTCCCTTATCAAAAAAATAATAATGTAGATGATTTTGTTATTTTTAATGAAGGTAAAGGTTTAAAAAGAATTTCATTAACTCCAAAGGTTCTTTCAGCTTCTTCAAAGATAGTATTTTTAGTTAGTGGAGCTTCTAAAAGAATTGCTCTTGAGAGGTTATTAGATGAAAAAGAGCCACCAGATAGAACACCATCGAAATTAATAAAATCTATTAATCAAATTTCAATATTTTGTGATCAGGAATCAGCAAAAGAATTAGAAATTTAG
- a CDS encoding CIA30 family protein: MSKKKFLFQKKEFDGWKTLNDTVMGGSSSAFCEISNSGLILMGNIVEKSGGFVSCRSSIYKPSLNVSEYSSFELNIDGQGRTFKFAVACEDDLLGLTEFIPGGLRWIKSFPTKKFGTTNVQIPFSELKPSVRANKVRFPFKFKPSKIKRLQLLHSKFGDDGLLNNKFKDGSIKVLIKSISVI, translated from the coding sequence ATGAGTAAGAAAAAATTTTTATTCCAGAAAAAGGAGTTCGATGGTTGGAAAACATTAAACGATACTGTTATGGGCGGATCAAGTTCAGCTTTTTGTGAAATTTCAAATTCGGGTTTGATATTAATGGGTAATATTGTCGAGAAATCAGGAGGATTTGTTAGTTGTAGATCGTCTATATATAAACCTTCTTTAAACGTATCTGAGTATTCATCCTTTGAATTAAATATTGATGGACAAGGAAGAACTTTTAAATTTGCTGTCGCTTGTGAAGATGATCTACTAGGACTGACCGAATTTATTCCAGGTGGACTTAGATGGATTAAATCATTCCCAACAAAAAAATTCGGGACAACAAATGTTCAAATTCCTTTTAGTGAGTTAAAACCTTCAGTAAGAGCTAATAAAGTACGTTTTCCATTTAAATTCAAGCCATCTAAAATTAAAAGATTGCAACTACTACACTCCAAGTTCGGTGATGATGGATTACTTAACAATAAGTTTAAAGATGGTTCCATAAAAGTTTTAATTAAATCAATAAGTGTTATTTGA
- a CDS encoding coat-like protein, giving the protein MLFENPPKNIESLIAKSADLTNKPFVHSVVKINGEYEFEDEDIDLTVNILCRDKEGKRLEIHDLELELFKSNKELVLVISKLNFPDEPILWCGVKTLWMDSNNGKKCNSPKYSARLENLANRIKSFFD; this is encoded by the coding sequence GTGTTATTTGAAAATCCACCTAAAAATATAGAGAGCTTAATCGCTAAGTCAGCAGATTTAACAAATAAACCTTTTGTTCATTCTGTAGTAAAAATAAATGGTGAATACGAATTCGAAGATGAAGATATTGATTTAACAGTTAATATCTTATGTCGAGATAAAGAAGGTAAAAGATTAGAAATTCATGATCTTGAATTAGAACTTTTTAAATCAAATAAAGAGTTGGTTTTAGTAATTTCTAAGCTTAACTTCCCTGATGAACCAATATTATGGTGTGGAGTTAAAACATTATGGATGGATAGCAATAATGGGAAAAAATGCAACTCACCAAAATACAGCGCTAGATTGGAAAATTTAGCAAATAGGATAAAAAGTTTTTTTGATTAA
- the ilvD gene encoding dihydroxy-acid dehydratase, producing the protein MNKLRSSAITQGVQRSPNRSMLRAVGFNDEDFNKPIIGVANGYSTITPCNMGLNKLALKAEESIKRSGGTPQMFGTITVSDGISMGTEGMKYSLVSREVIADSIETACNAQSMDGVLAIGGCDKNMPGAMIAIARMNIPSIFIYGGTIKPGKLHGEDLTVVSAFEAVGQLTSGKINEERLIQVEKNCIPGAGSCGGMFTANTMSAVIEVLGLSLPHSSTMAAEDLEKELSAEKSAEILVSAIEKDIRPLDLMTKKAFENAISVIMAIGGSTNAVLHILAIANTAGIDININDFERIRQKVPVICDLKPSGKYVTVDLHKAGGIPQVMKILLNAGLIHGDCKNIEGKTISEYLQNIPDKPPTNQNVIRDIDDPLYKKGHLAILKGNLASEGSVAKISGVKNPVLTGPAKIFESEEDCLKSILNNDIKAGDVVVIRNEGPVGGPGMREMLAPTSAIVGQGLGEKVALITDGRFSGGTYGLVVGHIAPEAAVGGNIALIKQGDLITVDAVKQLIEVDLSDEELEKRKKDWVKPIQKYKRGILSKYSRIVSTSSLGAVTDL; encoded by the coding sequence ATGAATAAACTCAGATCATCTGCAATAACCCAAGGTGTGCAAAGATCCCCTAACAGATCGATGTTAAGAGCTGTTGGATTTAATGATGAAGATTTTAATAAACCTATTATTGGAGTTGCAAATGGATACAGCACCATAACACCATGCAATATGGGTTTAAACAAGTTAGCTCTAAAAGCTGAAGAGTCAATAAAAAGATCAGGTGGGACGCCTCAGATGTTTGGGACTATAACAGTAAGTGATGGCATTTCTATGGGAACAGAGGGCATGAAATATTCTCTAGTTTCAAGAGAAGTTATTGCTGATTCAATTGAAACAGCATGCAATGCTCAGAGTATGGATGGAGTACTTGCTATAGGTGGATGTGATAAAAATATGCCGGGTGCCATGATTGCGATTGCAAGAATGAATATTCCCTCAATTTTCATTTATGGAGGGACAATAAAGCCTGGGAAATTGCATGGAGAAGATCTTACTGTTGTTAGTGCATTTGAAGCTGTTGGACAATTAACATCAGGCAAAATTAATGAAGAAAGGCTAATCCAAGTTGAGAAAAATTGTATTCCTGGTGCTGGTAGCTGTGGAGGAATGTTTACAGCTAATACAATGTCTGCGGTTATTGAAGTATTAGGGTTAAGTCTTCCTCACAGTTCCACTATGGCTGCTGAAGATCTTGAAAAAGAACTAAGTGCAGAAAAAAGTGCTGAGATATTAGTCTCCGCGATAGAAAAAGATATAAGACCTCTAGACCTAATGACAAAGAAAGCATTTGAAAATGCGATATCAGTAATTATGGCAATTGGAGGATCAACAAATGCGGTATTGCACATCTTAGCTATTGCGAATACTGCAGGTATAGATATCAACATTAATGATTTTGAGAGAATCAGACAAAAAGTACCCGTTATTTGTGACCTTAAACCGAGTGGTAAATATGTGACGGTGGATCTTCATAAGGCAGGTGGGATTCCACAAGTAATGAAAATACTTTTGAATGCAGGATTAATTCATGGCGATTGCAAAAACATTGAAGGCAAAACCATCTCAGAATACTTACAGAATATTCCAGATAAGCCTCCAACAAATCAAAATGTCATAAGAGACATAGATGACCCTCTTTATAAAAAAGGACATCTAGCGATATTAAAAGGTAACTTAGCGAGCGAAGGTTCTGTAGCCAAAATTAGCGGAGTAAAAAACCCTGTATTAACAGGTCCCGCAAAGATTTTTGAAAGTGAAGAGGATTGTTTAAAATCGATATTAAATAACGATATCAAAGCTGGTGATGTTGTTGTTATTAGAAACGAAGGTCCTGTAGGAGGTCCAGGCATGAGAGAAATGTTAGCTCCAACATCTGCGATTGTTGGTCAAGGATTAGGAGAGAAGGTGGCTTTAATTACCGATGGCAGATTTAGCGGGGGCACCTATGGTCTTGTTGTGGGTCACATAGCTCCGGAGGCTGCTGTAGGAGGAAATATTGCTCTAATAAAACAAGGTGATTTAATTACAGTAGATGCTGTAAAACAACTAATTGAAGTTGATTTATCTGACGAAGAATTAGAAAAAAGAAAAAAAGATTGGGTAAAACCTATTCAAAAATACAAAAGAGGAATTCTTTCAAAATATTCGAGAATCGTAAGCACATCAAGTTTAGGGGCTGTTACTGATTTATAA
- a CDS encoding uracil phosphoribosyltransferase, with protein sequence MAMSLKVIVPPHPLIKHWLSILREKNTPNILYSTGYEQLGKWLTYEALRNWLPYKKEIVNTDNGNADGFFINNNYPIKVLAMLPEGLSLWFGSKEVIPNSTLSLGELPKTIESNEGVIFYSEQITTKSATLETLIKLKELGVDSNRILLITAICSNKGLNEIAKLLPNQVIYTSCIDEEDEKTQLLVPGIGNPLSRLSTIFQDKN encoded by the coding sequence ATGGCAATGTCACTAAAGGTTATTGTTCCTCCTCATCCATTAATAAAACATTGGCTTTCAATATTGCGAGAAAAAAATACTCCAAATATTTTGTACTCAACAGGATATGAGCAATTAGGGAAATGGCTTACATATGAAGCATTACGTAATTGGCTGCCATATAAAAAAGAAATAGTAAATACTGACAATGGAAACGCAGATGGATTCTTTATTAATAATAATTATCCAATAAAAGTGCTCGCAATGTTGCCCGAAGGGCTATCTCTTTGGTTTGGATCTAAAGAAGTAATTCCTAACTCAACCCTCTCATTAGGAGAACTTCCTAAAACTATTGAATCAAATGAAGGAGTTATATTTTATTCAGAACAAATAACAACAAAATCAGCAACATTAGAAACTTTAATTAAATTAAAGGAATTAGGTGTTGATTCAAATAGGATTCTTTTAATAACAGCTATTTGCTCAAATAAAGGGTTAAATGAAATTGCGAAATTACTCCCTAATCAGGTAATTTACACTTCTTGCATAGATGAGGAAGACGAAAAAACACAATTATTAGTCCCTGGTATTGGGAATCCTCTATCGCGTTTAAGTACTATATTTCAAGATAAGAACTAA
- a CDS encoding pentapeptide repeat-containing protein, producing MIKSIVFPSLKNALITLLFVGILFFNSVNSAWAKRPPEIRNQQELNLEPDMHGQDLSGNEYVKFDLNGFNFSESNLEGAVFNNSKLQNSNFTGANLRDALAYATDFTDADLSDVNFTNALLMESNFEGAKIDGADFTDAVLSRTQQKQLCAIANGTNSSTGESTEYSLGC from the coding sequence ATGATTAAATCAATTGTTTTCCCCTCACTAAAGAATGCATTAATTACTTTGTTATTCGTTGGGATTTTATTTTTTAATTCTGTAAATTCTGCATGGGCTAAAAGACCTCCTGAGATTAGAAACCAGCAAGAACTTAATTTAGAGCCAGATATGCATGGTCAAGACTTAAGCGGTAACGAATACGTTAAGTTTGATTTGAATGGGTTTAATTTCAGTGAAAGTAATTTAGAAGGGGCGGTGTTCAATAATAGTAAATTGCAAAACTCAAATTTTACTGGAGCAAATTTAAGAGATGCACTAGCTTATGCAACAGACTTTACTGATGCTGATCTTTCGGATGTTAATTTTACTAATGCTTTATTAATGGAGAGTAATTTTGAAGGTGCAAAAATAGATGGTGCAGATTTTACTGATGCTGTTCTTAGTCGTACACAACAAAAACAATTATGTGCGATTGCTAATGGCACAAATAGTTCTACAGGAGAGAGTACAGAATATAGCTTAGGTTGTTAA
- a CDS encoding GTP-binding protein, with product MKKKIPVIVVSGFLGSGKTTFLRYLLTESNKKFGLIINEFGDVGIDGDLIKSCDKCDESEDDCVIELNNGCLCCTVQDDFVPSIKALLEFNPPIESIIIETSGLALPIPLIQALNWPEIRSSIYLDVVVGIVNGESMLNGSPINDLNKITKQYNETDKIDHNATIDELFEEQLEVSDIVLVSRSDILNDDQFDVVKNKIQGILYSSTPVLKSKNGKIDLNYLFDFNFKKETYKEFLMEEHDHNHVELVTDSFKLNYFLEKNDFEKEMSKILDELNILRIKGRIWIPNKSLPLQIQIVGKKINTWFEEAPDDCWRPNDNAGLELVIISFDEKSIKNFSRKIKEKFKILCDPKIAI from the coding sequence ATGAAAAAAAAAATTCCAGTTATTGTTGTTTCGGGATTTCTTGGTTCAGGTAAAACAACTTTTCTAAGGTATCTATTAACAGAGAGTAATAAAAAATTTGGTTTAATAATTAATGAATTTGGTGATGTTGGAATCGACGGTGATTTGATTAAAAGTTGTGATAAATGTGATGAATCTGAAGACGACTGCGTTATTGAATTAAACAATGGATGTTTATGTTGTACTGTTCAAGATGATTTTGTTCCATCAATAAAAGCTCTCCTAGAATTTAATCCTCCTATCGAATCAATAATTATCGAAACAAGTGGCTTGGCACTACCAATTCCCTTAATTCAAGCACTTAACTGGCCTGAGATTAGGTCTTCTATCTATCTTGATGTAGTTGTTGGCATTGTTAATGGAGAATCAATGCTTAATGGTTCACCAATTAATGATTTAAATAAAATAACAAAACAATATAATGAAACAGATAAAATTGATCACAACGCTACTATAGATGAACTTTTTGAGGAGCAACTAGAAGTTTCTGATATCGTTTTAGTCTCAAGATCAGATATCTTAAATGATGATCAGTTTGACGTTGTAAAAAATAAAATTCAAGGAATTCTATACTCATCTACACCAGTCCTTAAATCCAAGAATGGCAAAATTGATTTAAATTATCTATTTGACTTTAATTTTAAAAAAGAGACTTATAAAGAATTTTTAATGGAAGAACATGACCATAATCATGTTGAGCTTGTAACAGATTCATTTAAATTAAATTATTTCCTTGAAAAAAATGACTTTGAAAAGGAGATGTCAAAAATCTTGGATGAATTAAACATTCTTCGAATAAAAGGACGTATTTGGATACCAAACAAATCATTGCCTTTACAAATACAAATTGTTGGAAAGAAAATTAATACTTGGTTTGAAGAAGCTCCAGATGATTGTTGGAGACCAAATGATAATGCTGGGCTTGAATTAGTAATAATTTCCTTTGATGAAAAATCTATAAAAAATTTCAGTAGAAAAATTAAAGAGAAATTTAAGATTTTATGTGACCCAAAAATAGCAATTTGA
- the purS gene encoding phosphoribosylformylglycinamidine synthase subunit PurS → MDQFAVKVFVRLRPSVLDPAGEATKSASIKLGAEGIKSLRIGKMIEVKIEGNGENEVREKIDLLCDRLFANTVIEDYEYSLEKL, encoded by the coding sequence TTGGACCAATTTGCTGTAAAAGTTTTTGTAAGACTAAGACCCTCAGTTTTAGATCCAGCAGGGGAAGCTACCAAATCTGCTTCTATAAAACTTGGAGCCGAGGGAATAAAATCATTACGTATAGGAAAAATGATTGAGGTAAAAATAGAAGGTAATGGTGAAAACGAAGTAAGAGAAAAAATTGATTTATTGTGTGATAGGTTATTCGCAAATACTGTTATTGAAGATTATGAGTATTCACTAGAAAAATTATAA
- the purQ gene encoding phosphoribosylformylglycinamidine synthase subunit PurQ — MDNFTVGVVVFPGSNCDRDVSWALEGCLDIRTKYLWHESSDLGDVDAIVLPGGFSYGDYLRCGAIARFSPLINALDDFVKSGRRVLGICNGFQILTESGFLPGALTANKNLNFICDDVELDIVSSKGGWFNDGGEKQTIKLPIAHGEGRYHCDSDTLKKLLDHELIALRYKNNPNGSSFDIAGITNEKGNVLGLMPHPERACDETIGGTDGLFTLKSLILK, encoded by the coding sequence ATGGATAATTTTACTGTAGGAGTTGTTGTCTTCCCTGGTTCTAATTGTGATCGTGATGTTTCATGGGCATTGGAAGGTTGTTTAGACATAAGAACAAAATACTTGTGGCATGAGTCTTCAGATTTAGGCGATGTAGATGCAATAGTTTTACCCGGAGGATTTAGCTATGGTGATTATTTAAGATGCGGAGCAATAGCGAGATTCTCTCCATTAATAAATGCTTTAGATGACTTTGTGAAAAGTGGAAGAAGAGTTTTAGGAATTTGTAATGGGTTCCAAATTTTGACTGAATCAGGCTTTTTGCCTGGTGCCCTTACTGCAAATAAAAATCTTAATTTCATCTGTGATGATGTTGAACTTGATATTGTTTCTTCAAAAGGAGGTTGGTTTAATGATGGAGGTGAAAAACAAACTATTAAGTTACCCATAGCGCATGGGGAAGGAAGATATCATTGTGATTCTGATACTTTAAAAAAACTTTTAGATCATGAATTGATCGCTTTGAGATATAAAAATAATCCTAATGGATCCTCATTCGACATAGCAGGTATAACTAATGAAAAGGGTAATGTTCTAGGTTTAATGCCTCATCCAGAGCGAGCATGTGACGAGACAATTGGTGGGACTGATGGTCTCTTTACATTAAAATCATTAATATTGAAATAA
- a CDS encoding fructose-bisphosphate aldolase class II, whose product MALVPLRLLLDHAAENGYGIPAFNVNNLEQVQAIMEAAYETDSPVILQASRGARNYAGEIFLRHLIIAATETYPNIPVVMHQDHGNEPSTCYSAAINGFTSVMMDGSLEADAKTPASYEYNVAVTKKVVDFAHSVGVSVEGELGCLGSLETGKGEAEDGHGFEGELSTDMLLTDPEEAADFVAKTKVDALAIAIGTSHGAYKFTRKPTGEVLAISRIAEIHKALPNTHLVMHGSSSVPQEWLDIINKYGGEIPQTYGVPVEEIQEGIRNGVRKVNIDTDNRLAFTAAVREAAFADKANFDPRHFNKPARKYMKQVCLDRYKQFWCEGQASKIKQNSTNYFADLYAKGDLDPKVKVNV is encoded by the coding sequence ATGGCCCTCGTTCCACTAAGACTACTTTTAGATCACGCTGCTGAGAATGGTTACGGTATTCCAGCTTTCAATGTTAATAATCTTGAGCAAGTTCAAGCAATCATGGAAGCAGCATATGAAACTGATAGTCCTGTAATCCTCCAAGCTTCAAGAGGGGCAAGAAATTACGCAGGAGAAATTTTCCTACGTCATCTAATCATTGCTGCCACAGAAACATATCCTAATATCCCTGTGGTAATGCACCAAGACCATGGTAATGAGCCATCAACATGCTATTCAGCAGCAATAAATGGCTTCACATCAGTAATGATGGATGGTTCTCTAGAGGCAGATGCAAAAACGCCCGCTAGTTACGAATATAATGTTGCAGTTACTAAAAAAGTAGTAGATTTTGCTCATTCAGTTGGAGTTAGTGTTGAAGGAGAGTTGGGTTGCTTAGGTTCATTAGAAACAGGAAAGGGTGAGGCAGAAGATGGTCATGGATTTGAAGGTGAACTTTCTACAGATATGCTTTTGACTGATCCTGAAGAAGCGGCAGATTTTGTTGCCAAAACAAAAGTTGATGCATTAGCAATTGCGATAGGTACAAGTCATGGTGCATATAAATTCACAAGGAAGCCAACAGGAGAAGTTCTTGCAATAAGTAGAATTGCTGAGATACATAAAGCACTTCCAAATACACATCTTGTAATGCACGGATCTAGTTCAGTGCCTCAGGAATGGTTGGATATCATTAATAAATATGGTGGTGAAATCCCTCAAACATATGGTGTTCCTGTTGAAGAGATTCAAGAAGGAATAAGAAATGGTGTTAGGAAAGTCAACATTGATACCGATAACAGACTTGCTTTCACTGCCGCGGTTAGAGAGGCAGCATTTGCTGATAAGGCAAACTTTGACCCAAGACATTTCAACAAACCTGCTAGAAAATATATGAAGCAAGTTTGTCTTGATAGATACAAGCAGTTCTGGTGCGAAGGTCAAGCAAGTAAGATCAAACAAAACAGCACAAATTACTTTGCTGATCTTTACGCAAAAGGTGATTTAGATCCAAAAGTAAAAGTTAATGTTTAA